A region of Modestobacter marinus DNA encodes the following proteins:
- a CDS encoding family 78 glycoside hydrolase catalytic domain yields the protein MSAPHGLRVEHLDEPLGLCTTTPRLSWQLPAGAREQRASRLTADTGWDTGWVEGDRSLLVPYAGPPLSSGQRVQWQVQVRTDLGESAPSAPGWFETGLLWAEDWQAAWVEPGELPAGPPGERPAALLRYEFDVDRPVVAARLHATAQGLYEAFLNGTRAGDAELTPGSTQYDVRLQVHTADVTHLLRPGRNALAVVLADGWFRGQIGILRAADQWGDRLALLAQLHLVHDDGSVTVLGTGPGWRSAEGHVVAADLIAGERVDLRRLPRGWDVPGFDDAGWAPVGVVHHGYAGLVDSPAPPVRRVQELTPLSVTRLPTGDHLVDLGQNINGWVRLTDLGPANTTLTLTHGEALGPDGDLTTDHLRPAVPFLPAPLPAGQVDQVVSAGVPGEVFEPRRTTHGFRYVRVEGHPGDLTVDDVRGIVVHTDLRRTGWFSCSDERLDRLHEAAVWSFRGNACDVPTDCPHRERAGWTGDWQLFVPTAAFLYDVAGFSAKWLRDVAADQWPDGTVANISPSSRSEGRDSPVAGMNGSAGWGDAAVIVPWELHRAYGDEQMLAELWPTMVGWLDRAERMARDHRHPQRAARRPEPAPHERFLWDTGFHWGEWLVPGEEIDDFGAFVAADKGEVATAYLAHSATLMSRIAAVLGRTTDADRYARLAAGARAAWQAEYLDDAGRLTCDTQADHVRALAFDLVPAEVRPAVAERLVELVRKADTHLGTGFLATPYLLPVLADAGHLDVAYELLLSDTEPSWLTMIDRGATTTWERWDGVDADGVPHESLNHYSKGAVVSFLHRYTAGIEPLEPAYRRFRVRPRPGGGLTSAEAAHESPYGRIESAWRIADGAFSLRVLVPAGTEATVVLPDGTTHPAGPGRHTFTTTESAR from the coding sequence ATGTCTGCGCCGCACGGCCTGCGGGTGGAGCACCTGGACGAACCGCTGGGCCTCTGCACCACCACGCCCCGGCTGTCCTGGCAGCTGCCGGCCGGTGCCCGGGAACAGCGGGCGTCCCGGCTCACCGCGGACACCGGCTGGGACACCGGCTGGGTGGAGGGCGACCGCAGCCTGCTCGTGCCCTACGCCGGCCCGCCGCTGTCCTCCGGGCAGCGGGTGCAGTGGCAGGTGCAGGTCCGCACCGACCTGGGGGAGAGCGCGCCGTCCGCGCCCGGCTGGTTCGAGACCGGGCTGCTGTGGGCCGAGGACTGGCAGGCGGCGTGGGTGGAACCGGGGGAGCTGCCCGCCGGCCCGCCCGGGGAGCGGCCCGCCGCGCTGCTGCGGTACGAGTTCGACGTCGACCGGCCGGTGGTGGCCGCCCGGCTGCACGCCACCGCCCAGGGGCTGTACGAGGCCTTCCTCAACGGCACGCGCGCCGGTGACGCCGAGCTGACGCCCGGCTCGACCCAGTACGACGTGCGTCTGCAGGTGCACACGGCCGACGTCACGCACCTCCTCCGGCCCGGCCGCAACGCACTGGCCGTGGTGCTGGCCGACGGCTGGTTCCGCGGGCAGATCGGCATCCTCCGCGCCGCCGACCAGTGGGGCGACCGGCTCGCGCTGCTCGCCCAGCTGCACCTGGTGCACGACGACGGGAGCGTGACCGTCCTCGGCACCGGGCCGGGCTGGCGCAGCGCGGAGGGCCACGTGGTGGCTGCCGACCTGATCGCCGGCGAGCGGGTCGACCTGCGCCGGCTGCCGCGCGGGTGGGACGTCCCGGGGTTCGACGACGCCGGCTGGGCGCCGGTGGGCGTCGTCCACCACGGGTACGCCGGCCTCGTCGACTCCCCGGCGCCGCCGGTGCGCCGGGTCCAGGAGCTCACCCCGCTGTCGGTCACCCGGCTGCCCACCGGCGACCATCTCGTGGACCTGGGGCAGAACATCAACGGCTGGGTGCGGCTGACCGACCTGGGGCCGGCGAACACGACCCTCACGCTGACCCACGGCGAGGCGCTCGGCCCGGACGGCGACCTCACCACCGACCACCTCCGCCCCGCCGTGCCGTTCCTGCCCGCACCGCTGCCGGCCGGTCAGGTCGACCAGGTGGTGTCGGCCGGCGTGCCGGGAGAGGTGTTCGAACCCCGGCGGACGACGCACGGCTTCCGGTACGTGCGGGTCGAGGGCCACCCCGGCGACCTCACCGTCGACGACGTGCGCGGCATCGTGGTGCACACCGACCTGCGGCGCACCGGATGGTTCAGCTGCAGCGACGAGCGGCTGGACCGGCTGCACGAGGCGGCGGTGTGGAGCTTCCGGGGCAACGCCTGCGACGTCCCGACCGACTGCCCGCACCGGGAGCGGGCCGGCTGGACCGGCGACTGGCAGCTGTTCGTGCCGACCGCCGCCTTCCTCTACGACGTGGCCGGGTTCTCCGCCAAGTGGCTGCGCGACGTGGCCGCCGACCAGTGGCCCGACGGCACGGTCGCCAACATCAGCCCGTCGTCGCGCAGCGAGGGGCGGGACAGCCCGGTCGCCGGGATGAACGGCTCGGCGGGCTGGGGCGACGCGGCGGTCATCGTGCCCTGGGAGCTCCACCGGGCCTACGGCGACGAGCAGATGCTGGCCGAGCTCTGGCCGACGATGGTCGGCTGGCTGGACCGGGCCGAGCGGATGGCCCGTGACCACCGGCACCCGCAGCGGGCCGCCCGTCGGCCCGAGCCCGCACCGCACGAGCGGTTCCTCTGGGACACCGGCTTCCACTGGGGCGAGTGGCTGGTGCCCGGTGAGGAGATCGACGACTTCGGCGCGTTCGTCGCCGCGGACAAGGGCGAGGTGGCCACCGCCTACCTCGCGCACAGCGCCACGCTGATGAGCCGGATCGCCGCCGTCCTCGGCCGCACGACGGACGCCGACCGCTACGCCCGGCTGGCCGCCGGCGCACGGGCCGCCTGGCAGGCGGAGTACCTGGACGACGCGGGGCGGCTGACCTGCGACACCCAGGCCGACCACGTCCGGGCGCTCGCCTTCGACCTGGTGCCCGCCGAGGTGCGGCCGGCGGTCGCTGAGCGACTGGTCGAACTCGTCCGCAAGGCCGACACCCACCTGGGCACCGGGTTCCTCGCCACCCCCTACCTGCTGCCGGTGCTCGCCGACGCCGGGCACCTGGACGTCGCCTACGAGCTGCTCCTCTCCGACACCGAGCCGTCGTGGCTGACGATGATCGACCGCGGCGCGACGACGACGTGGGAGCGCTGGGACGGCGTGGACGCCGACGGCGTGCCGCACGAGTCGCTGAACCACTACAGCAAGGGCGCGGTCGTCTCCTTCCTGCACCGGTACACCGCCGGGATCGAGCCGCTGGAGCCGGCGTACCGGCGGTTCCGGGTCCGCCCCCGGCCCGGTGGTGGGCTGACCTCGGCCGAGGCCGCGCACGAGTCGCCGTACGGCCGGATCGAGTCGGCCTGGCGGATCGCCGACGGCGCGTTCTCGCTCCGGGTGCTGGTCCCCGCGGGCACCGAGGCGACCGTCGTCCTGCCCGACGGCACCACCCATCCCGCCGGCCCCGGTCGGCACACGTTCACGACGACGGAGAGCGCCCGATGA
- a CDS encoding ABC transporter permease, whose product MLAFIARRLAMAVGTVLAAVVISFLLVHATDSSPGAVRLGTNATPERIVAENEALGWNRPLPTQFLDYLADLVRGDLGTSLIDGRSIAADLADRVPVTASIALFATVLSGVLGVFLGVTAAVRGGRLARVITTGSGIALSLPVFWVGILLVYVLALQLGWLPATGYVPFSADPVGWFTSLLVPVLTLTIGGAAIVARTANAGLRQALAQEHVRTLRAMGTPEWRIRYVHALRFASLPVVSVLGIQFIALFGGSVIIENLFALPGLGQAGQAAAASSDFPALVGVVVVATVVVVVVNLLLDLVVAALDPKVRAA is encoded by the coding sequence ATGCTCGCTTTCATCGCCCGGCGGCTGGCCATGGCCGTCGGCACGGTGCTCGCCGCGGTGGTCATCAGCTTCCTGCTGGTGCACGCCACCGACAGCTCCCCGGGCGCGGTCCGGCTGGGCACCAACGCGACCCCCGAGCGGATCGTGGCGGAGAACGAGGCGCTGGGCTGGAACCGCCCGCTGCCCACCCAGTTCCTGGACTACCTCGCCGACCTGGTGCGGGGCGACCTCGGCACCTCGCTGATCGACGGCCGCTCGATCGCCGCCGACCTGGCCGACCGGGTGCCCGTCACCGCCTCGATCGCCCTCTTCGCCACCGTCCTCTCCGGTGTCCTGGGTGTCTTCCTCGGGGTCACCGCGGCGGTCCGCGGCGGCCGGCTGGCCCGGGTCATCACCACCGGAAGCGGCATCGCGCTCTCCCTGCCGGTCTTCTGGGTCGGCATCCTGCTGGTCTACGTGCTGGCCCTGCAGCTCGGCTGGCTGCCCGCCACCGGGTACGTGCCGTTCTCCGCCGACCCGGTCGGCTGGTTCACCAGCCTGCTCGTCCCGGTGCTCACGCTGACCATCGGCGGGGCGGCGATCGTGGCGCGGACGGCGAACGCCGGCCTGCGGCAGGCGCTGGCCCAGGAGCACGTCCGCACGCTGCGCGCGATGGGCACCCCGGAGTGGCGGATCCGCTACGTGCACGCCCTGCGCTTCGCGAGCCTGCCGGTCGTCTCCGTGCTCGGCATCCAGTTCATCGCCCTGTTCGGCGGTTCGGTGATCATCGAGAACCTCTTCGCGCTGCCCGGGCTGGGGCAGGCCGGGCAGGCCGCGGCGGCCTCCAGCGACTTCCCCGCCCTGGTCGGCGTGGTCGTGGTGGCCACCGTCGTCGTCGTCGTCGTCAACCTGCTGCTCGACCTGGTCGTCGCGGCCCTGGACCCGAAGGTGCGTGCCGCATGA
- a CDS encoding oligopeptide/dipeptide ABC transporter ATP-binding protein, which produces MTALAHAASGAGAVQQTPALRVRDLVVRYGSGRRAKSTPPAVDGVSFDIAPGETLGLVGESGSGKSTIGKAVLGLQRPTAGTVEVAGQDVTAMSLKQRSRQVADLRVVFQDPYSSLNPARTIGQTLVEPLRLMGVKGPEALQRARAGLESVGLPADAADRTPAQFSGGQRQRIAIARALVCDPKVVVLDEPVSALDLSTQAQVLNLLADLRDQRGLSFLFIAHDLGVVRFLSQRTVVLYRGQVMETGPAEAVAEQPRHPYTLALTAAAPVPRPAEQAARRAARESAGFGTAGAASPSATGCPFVPRCPLSTDVCIEQRPPLRLVDTDLTACHHAERSADLGAPLHRGR; this is translated from the coding sequence ATGACCGCACTCGCCCACGCCGCCTCCGGGGCCGGCGCGGTGCAGCAGACGCCGGCGCTCCGGGTCCGCGACCTGGTCGTCCGGTACGGCTCCGGGCGCAGGGCGAAGAGCACCCCGCCGGCGGTGGACGGCGTCAGCTTCGACATCGCCCCCGGCGAGACGCTCGGTCTGGTCGGCGAGTCCGGGTCGGGCAAGTCGACGATCGGCAAGGCCGTTCTCGGCCTGCAGCGGCCGACCGCCGGCACGGTGGAGGTCGCCGGGCAGGACGTCACCGCGATGTCGCTGAAGCAGCGCAGCCGCCAGGTGGCCGACCTGCGGGTGGTCTTCCAGGACCCGTACTCCTCGCTGAACCCGGCGCGCACCATCGGCCAGACGCTGGTGGAGCCGCTGCGCCTCATGGGCGTGAAGGGCCCGGAGGCGCTGCAGCGGGCCCGGGCGGGACTGGAGTCCGTCGGCCTGCCCGCCGACGCGGCCGACCGCACCCCTGCCCAGTTCTCCGGTGGGCAGCGGCAGCGCATCGCCATCGCCCGGGCACTGGTCTGCGACCCGAAGGTCGTCGTCCTCGACGAGCCGGTGTCCGCCCTCGACCTCTCCACGCAGGCGCAGGTGCTCAACCTGCTGGCCGACCTGCGCGACCAGCGCGGCCTGTCGTTCCTGTTCATCGCCCACGACCTCGGGGTGGTGCGGTTCCTGTCCCAGCGCACCGTCGTCCTGTACCGCGGTCAGGTGATGGAGACCGGCCCGGCCGAGGCGGTCGCCGAGCAGCCGCGGCACCCGTACACCCTCGCGCTGACCGCAGCGGCCCCGGTGCCCCGCCCCGCCGAGCAGGCCGCCCGCCGCGCGGCCCGGGAGTCCGCCGGCTTCGGAACGGCCGGGGCGGCCTCGCCGTCGGCGACGGGCTGCCCGTTCGTGCCGCGCTGCCCGCTGTCCACCGACGTCTGCATCGAGCAGCGCCCGCCGCTGCGGCTGGTCGACACCGACCTCACCGCCTGCCACCACGCCGAGCGGTCGGCCGACCTCGGTGCCCCGCTGCACCGCGGCCGCTGA
- a CDS encoding dipeptide/oligopeptide/nickel ABC transporter permease/ATP-binding protein produces MTALPLDAAGEISPDPSPRPGRRLPEALRRPGALLATGWLLFVVVASLTAPLWRPYGVAEQDLASRLALPSADHWLGTDPLGRDLLSRIFTAGTEPLLSSAVTVLVAFGIGLPLALIAAERGPRVERVISRVTEVFLALPSTILLLAVIGVIGVRTFIIMAILGVLISAAVYRVMLGVAQSVRTRLYVDAARVNGLGSLRVNVVHVLPSMATVIAVQAAQLYGIGLLIVAGLAFLGFGPAEPDPSWGFMIQDASSYVFTAPWLMVPTGLVLALTVIAANELADALAGKASGETAPVRRTRRPAARTAPVETAAADPAAVLEVADLTVAVDDGPELVTGVSFALQPGRVLGLVGESGCGKTMTARSLLGLLPDGVSVTGGSIRFAGRDLVGLSERELVALRGREIAMISQEPMVALDPMFSVAYQLTGPIRRFRGVGRREARTIAAQLLRQVGIVDGERVLKSYPHQLSGGMAQRVAIALALTGEPRVLVADEPTTALDVTVQAEILTLLRALVRDTDLSVVIVSHDLGVVADLCDDVAVMYAGTVVESGTAAAVLDEPAHPYAQALLAANPHVPDGVPVPVRLASIPGTVPPPGSWPTGCRFATRCQFAQDQCRSPFPVLPAHATGSVLCVRAEELAREHLSWAAEPVGAPPEAAGSPPEPAGATSVPTAGALR; encoded by the coding sequence ATGACCGCCCTCCCGTTGGACGCGGCCGGGGAGATCTCGCCGGACCCGAGCCCGCGCCCGGGGCGTCGGCTGCCCGAGGCCCTGCGCCGGCCCGGTGCGTTGCTGGCGACCGGCTGGCTGCTGTTCGTCGTCGTGGCGTCACTGACCGCCCCGCTGTGGCGGCCCTACGGCGTCGCCGAGCAGGACCTCGCCAGCCGGCTGGCGCTGCCCTCGGCGGACCACTGGCTCGGCACCGACCCGCTGGGCCGCGACCTGCTCAGCCGGATCTTCACCGCCGGCACCGAGCCGCTGCTCTCCTCCGCGGTGACCGTGCTGGTCGCCTTCGGGATCGGCCTGCCGCTGGCGCTCATCGCGGCCGAGCGCGGGCCCCGCGTGGAGCGGGTGATCAGCCGGGTGACCGAGGTCTTCCTGGCGCTGCCGTCGACGATCCTGCTGCTCGCGGTGATCGGGGTGATCGGTGTCCGGACCTTCATCATCATGGCGATCCTGGGTGTGCTGATCTCCGCGGCGGTCTACCGCGTGATGCTCGGGGTCGCCCAGTCGGTCCGCACCCGGCTCTACGTCGACGCCGCCCGGGTCAACGGCCTGGGCTCGCTGCGGGTCAACGTCGTCCACGTGCTGCCGTCGATGGCCACCGTCATCGCCGTGCAGGCCGCCCAGCTGTACGGCATCGGGCTGCTGATCGTCGCCGGCCTGGCGTTCCTCGGCTTCGGACCCGCCGAGCCGGACCCCAGCTGGGGGTTCATGATCCAGGACGCGTCGTCCTACGTGTTCACCGCGCCGTGGCTCATGGTGCCGACGGGCCTCGTGCTGGCGCTCACCGTCATCGCCGCCAACGAGCTGGCCGATGCCCTCGCCGGCAAGGCCTCGGGGGAGACCGCGCCGGTCCGCCGGACGCGCCGGCCGGCCGCGCGGACCGCTCCCGTCGAGACCGCCGCGGCCGACCCGGCCGCCGTCTTGGAGGTCGCGGACCTGACCGTCGCCGTGGACGACGGCCCGGAGCTGGTCACCGGTGTGTCGTTCGCGCTGCAGCCCGGGCGGGTGCTCGGCCTGGTCGGTGAGTCCGGGTGCGGGAAGACGATGACCGCCCGGTCGCTGCTCGGGCTGCTGCCCGACGGCGTCTCGGTGACCGGTGGCTCGATCCGGTTCGCCGGCCGCGACCTCGTCGGGCTGTCGGAGCGGGAGCTGGTCGCCCTCCGCGGCCGGGAGATCGCGATGATCTCCCAGGAGCCGATGGTGGCGCTGGACCCGATGTTCTCCGTCGCCTACCAGCTCACCGGCCCGATCCGCCGGTTCCGCGGGGTCGGCCGGCGGGAGGCGCGGACCATCGCCGCCCAGCTGCTGCGGCAGGTCGGCATCGTCGACGGCGAGCGGGTGCTGAAGAGCTACCCCCACCAGCTCTCCGGTGGCATGGCCCAGCGGGTGGCCATCGCGCTCGCCCTGACCGGGGAGCCGAGGGTGCTGGTCGCCGACGAGCCCACCACCGCGCTCGACGTGACCGTGCAGGCGGAGATCCTCACCCTGCTCCGGGCGCTGGTCCGCGACACCGACCTGTCGGTCGTCATCGTCAGCCACGACCTCGGGGTCGTCGCCGACCTCTGCGACGACGTCGCCGTCATGTACGCCGGGACGGTCGTCGAGTCCGGCACCGCGGCGGCCGTGCTGGACGAGCCGGCGCACCCGTACGCGCAGGCCCTGCTGGCGGCCAACCCGCACGTGCCCGACGGCGTGCCCGTGCCGGTGCGGCTGGCGTCCATCCCCGGGACCGTGCCGCCGCCGGGCTCCTGGCCGACCGGCTGCCGGTTCGCCACCCGGTGCCAGTTCGCCCAGGACCAGTGCCGGTCGCCGTTCCCCGTCCTCCCCGCCCACGCCACCGGCTCGGTGCTGTGCGTCCGCGCTGAGGAGCTCGCCCGCGAGCACCTGAGCTGGGCCGCCGAGCCCGTCGGTGCACCGCCGGAGGCGGCCGGTTCCCCGCCGGAGCCGGCCGGTGCCACGTCCGTCCCGACCGCAGGAGCACTCCGATGA
- a CDS encoding ABC transporter substrate-binding protein, translating into MKLFRTPDPRAPRRPTLMRTGVAVLATGALTSLAACGGGDGGGSTSSQSASDTLTFAYDADAAPTGYDPLEYSQGQFTFFSALYDSLFVTQPDGTVAPSLVTEFSNNEDDTQTTLTLRDGVTFADGTELTAEVVKANLDRRNDADLEAYGALATGGASEIVDVATPDPQTVVITWAQPQASPENALTDTAGVIVGPEGLADPASLETNPDGSGAYTLNAGETTRASTYTLDKNAEAWNADEWAYDTVVFNVITDPQALANAVVSGQADIATILKPTTIDMVEQRSSLAKVGGTIVGFPVIDKTGATNPAFADERVRQAISHAIDREAIVEQLHPGAQPTAQLFPADAAGFDPALNEEFGYDPERARELLAEAGLADGFAFDITVLGQPTEDQVVIQSQLAEVGITMNFVTATSTDQVFAAVRTDPLIYGPMAVGGQPAGWVAGVLYGGFMNMQGAEEPEIASAMGAALGSTGEAKEQALSDLNRAIAEHGWYIPVYEDYAYTGYNAEKVAEPPYAGTNNYLVLSEVEPAV; encoded by the coding sequence ATGAAGCTGTTCCGGACCCCCGACCCCCGGGCGCCGCGCCGCCCGACCCTGATGCGGACCGGGGTCGCCGTCCTGGCCACCGGGGCGCTCACCTCGCTCGCCGCGTGCGGTGGCGGCGACGGTGGCGGCAGCACCAGCAGCCAGAGCGCCAGCGACACCCTGACCTTCGCCTACGACGCGGACGCCGCCCCCACCGGCTACGACCCGCTGGAGTACTCGCAGGGCCAGTTCACCTTCTTCAGCGCGCTGTACGACTCGCTGTTCGTGACCCAGCCCGACGGCACGGTCGCCCCCAGCCTGGTCACCGAGTTCAGCAACAACGAGGACGACACCCAGACGACGCTGACCCTGCGCGACGGCGTCACCTTCGCCGACGGCACGGAGCTGACCGCGGAGGTCGTGAAGGCCAACCTGGACCGCCGCAACGACGCCGACCTCGAGGCCTACGGTGCACTGGCCACCGGCGGGGCCAGCGAGATCGTCGACGTGGCGACCCCGGACCCGCAGACCGTCGTCATCACCTGGGCCCAGCCGCAGGCCAGCCCGGAGAACGCCCTCACCGACACCGCCGGCGTCATCGTCGGGCCCGAGGGCCTCGCCGACCCCGCCTCGCTGGAGACCAACCCCGACGGCTCCGGCGCGTACACGCTGAACGCGGGCGAGACGACGCGGGCCAGCACCTACACGCTGGACAAGAACGCCGAGGCGTGGAACGCCGACGAGTGGGCCTACGACACCGTCGTGTTCAACGTGATCACCGACCCGCAGGCGCTGGCCAACGCGGTCGTCTCCGGGCAGGCCGACATCGCCACCATCCTCAAGCCGACCACGATCGACATGGTCGAGCAGCGTTCCAGCCTGGCGAAGGTCGGCGGCACGATCGTCGGCTTCCCGGTCATCGACAAGACCGGTGCCACCAACCCGGCCTTCGCCGACGAGCGGGTCCGGCAGGCGATCAGCCACGCCATCGACCGCGAGGCGATCGTCGAGCAGCTGCACCCCGGCGCCCAGCCGACGGCCCAGCTCTTCCCCGCCGACGCCGCGGGCTTCGACCCGGCGCTGAACGAGGAGTTCGGCTACGACCCCGAGCGGGCCCGCGAGCTGCTCGCCGAGGCTGGCCTGGCCGACGGGTTCGCCTTCGACATCACCGTGCTCGGTCAGCCGACCGAGGACCAGGTCGTCATCCAGAGCCAGCTGGCCGAGGTGGGCATCACGATGAACTTCGTGACGGCGACCTCCACCGACCAGGTGTTCGCGGCCGTGCGCACCGACCCGCTGATCTACGGGCCGATGGCGGTCGGCGGTCAGCCGGCCGGCTGGGTCGCCGGCGTGCTCTACGGCGGCTTCATGAACATGCAGGGTGCCGAGGAGCCGGAGATCGCCAGCGCCATGGGGGCCGCGCTCGGTTCCACCGGTGAGGCCAAGGAGCAGGCGCTGAGCGACCTGAACCGGGCGATCGCCGAGCACGGCTGGTACATCCCGGTCTACGAGGACTACGCCTACACCGGCTACAACGCCGAGAAGGTGGCCGAGCCGCCCTACGCCGGGACGAACAACTACCTGGTCCTCTCCGAGGTCGAGCCGGCCGTCTGA
- a CDS encoding alpha/beta hydrolase, with translation MTTTDTPEWAGPAHFLPPHEPIRRADGARHFSGLTYAVAFGYRPLQLDVWVPDTPAPAPLVVYVHGGGWMMGDRRYLPETLRPGALFDAFLEAGLAVATIDYRHAHEAAFPAQLHDAKAAVRYLRAHADVLGVDTTRIGAMGESAGGHLAALLGLTAHRTDLEGHHGVTGPSSAVDVVVDWYGVADLDTMPRQAPPPEVAALLPVEMQVPPEDQLIEGLDGQLRDDASPITHVTEQAPPFLLVHGTGDWLVPYTQSEQLHAALTGVGVDSRLVPVEGAEHIFLGHGDVDGLIDLSVSYLADSLLEHRP, from the coding sequence ATGACCACCACCGACACCCCCGAGTGGGCAGGCCCGGCACACTTCCTGCCGCCGCACGAGCCGATCCGGCGCGCTGACGGCGCCCGGCACTTCTCCGGCCTGACCTACGCCGTCGCCTTCGGCTACCGGCCGCTGCAGCTCGACGTCTGGGTGCCCGACACCCCGGCGCCGGCACCGCTGGTGGTCTACGTGCACGGCGGCGGCTGGATGATGGGCGACCGGCGGTACCTGCCCGAGACGCTCCGGCCGGGGGCGCTGTTCGACGCCTTCCTCGAGGCCGGCCTCGCGGTCGCGACCATCGACTACCGGCACGCCCACGAGGCCGCGTTCCCCGCCCAGCTGCACGACGCGAAGGCCGCCGTCCGCTACCTGCGCGCGCACGCCGACGTCCTCGGGGTCGACACCACCCGGATCGGGGCGATGGGCGAGTCGGCCGGTGGGCACCTGGCCGCGCTGCTCGGGCTCACCGCGCACCGCACCGACCTGGAGGGGCATCACGGGGTCACCGGACCCTCCAGCGCGGTCGACGTGGTCGTCGACTGGTACGGCGTGGCCGACCTGGACACCATGCCGCGCCAGGCGCCGCCGCCGGAGGTCGCTGCGCTGCTGCCGGTGGAGATGCAGGTGCCGCCGGAGGACCAGCTCATCGAGGGGCTGGACGGGCAGCTCCGGGACGACGCCAGCCCGATCACCCACGTCACCGAGCAGGCCCCGCCGTTCCTGCTGGTGCACGGCACCGGGGACTGGCTGGTGCCCTACACGCAGAGCGAGCAGCTGCACGCGGCCCTGACCGGTGTGGGCGTGGACTCCCGGTTGGTGCCGGTCGAGGGCGCCGAGCACATCTTCCTGGGGCACGGCGACGTCGACGGCCTGATCGACCTCTCCGTCTCGTACCTGGCCGACTCCCTCCTGGAGCACCGGCCATGA